Proteins encoded by one window of Corythoichthys intestinalis isolate RoL2023-P3 chromosome 20, ASM3026506v1, whole genome shotgun sequence:
- the LOC130908886 gene encoding triple functional domain protein-like isoform X3, producing MEQVFMVRLTQENLLEHPLSLTDLDRMSDGATKSASRETFILAELIETEKAYVRDLRKCIDTYMREMLTQEEEIPAGLNNMQHVIFGNLLELYEFHHKIFLKELEKHESAPEDVGHYFLKWAEKFQLYVDYGKNSDKSTRLILEHTVNYFNKIQQKHGLAFSLLSFLIKPIQRMTKYPLLLKNLLECCEDGKGVLKEALEVILGILKRANDAIHFSALEGFDESIESHGGRIYNSFS from the exons ATGGAACAGGTTTTTATGGTGCGACTCACCCAGG AGAACTTATTGGAGCACCCTCTGAGTTTAACAGATTTGGACCGGATGAGCGACGGTGCAACAAAGTCTGCAAGCAGGGAAAC GTTCATTTTGGCTGAGCTGATTGAAACGGAAAAGGCTTACGTGCGAGACCTGCGAAAGTGCATTGAT ACTTACATGAGAGAGATGTTGACCCAAGAGGAGGAGATCCCTGCAGGACTCAACAATATGCAGCATGTCATCTTCGGGAACTTGTTGGAGCTTTATGAATTCCATCATAA GATCTTCCTCAAGGAACTGGAAAAACATGAAAGCGCCCCTGAAGATGTCGGACATTACTTTCTCAAATGG GCTGAGAAGTTCCAGTTATATGTGGACTACGGCAAGAACAGTGACAAGTCCACTCGGCTCATCCTGGAGCATACTGTCAACTATTTTAAT AAAATTCAGCAGAAGCACGGACTGGCATTCTCGTTACTATCTTTCCTGATCAAGCCAATACAGAGAATGACAAAATATCCACTCCTGTTAAAG AATCTCCTCGAGTGCTGTGAAGATGGGAAAGGAGTACTCAAGGAAGCTCTGGAGGTGATTCTGGGCATTCTCAAGAGAGCCAACGATGCCATTCATTTCTCCGCGCTGGAAG GTTTTGATGAGAGCATTGAATCCCATG GGGGAAGAATATACAACTCTTTCTCCTGA
- the LOC130908886 gene encoding triple functional domain protein-like isoform X2 yields the protein MEQLASQILATIERLGENLLEHPLSLTDLDRMSDGATKSASRETFILAELIETEKAYVRDLRKCIDTYMREMLTQEEEIPAGLNNMQHVIFGNLLELYEFHHKIFLKELEKHESAPEDVGHYFLKWAEKFQLYVDYGKNSDKSTRLILEHTVNYFNKIQQKHGLAFSLLSFLIKPIQRMTKYPLLLKNLLECCEDGKGVLKEALEVILGILKRANDAIHFSALEGFDESIESHGGRIYNSFS from the exons ATGGAGCAACTTGCATCTCAAATTCTTGCAACCATCGAAAGGCTGGGAG AGAACTTATTGGAGCACCCTCTGAGTTTAACAGATTTGGACCGGATGAGCGACGGTGCAACAAAGTCTGCAAGCAGGGAAAC GTTCATTTTGGCTGAGCTGATTGAAACGGAAAAGGCTTACGTGCGAGACCTGCGAAAGTGCATTGAT ACTTACATGAGAGAGATGTTGACCCAAGAGGAGGAGATCCCTGCAGGACTCAACAATATGCAGCATGTCATCTTCGGGAACTTGTTGGAGCTTTATGAATTCCATCATAA GATCTTCCTCAAGGAACTGGAAAAACATGAAAGCGCCCCTGAAGATGTCGGACATTACTTTCTCAAATGG GCTGAGAAGTTCCAGTTATATGTGGACTACGGCAAGAACAGTGACAAGTCCACTCGGCTCATCCTGGAGCATACTGTCAACTATTTTAAT AAAATTCAGCAGAAGCACGGACTGGCATTCTCGTTACTATCTTTCCTGATCAAGCCAATACAGAGAATGACAAAATATCCACTCCTGTTAAAG AATCTCCTCGAGTGCTGTGAAGATGGGAAAGGAGTACTCAAGGAAGCTCTGGAGGTGATTCTGGGCATTCTCAAGAGAGCCAACGATGCCATTCATTTCTCCGCGCTGGAAG GTTTTGATGAGAGCATTGAATCCCATG GGGGAAGAATATACAACTCTTTCTCCTGA
- the LOC130908886 gene encoding triple functional domain protein-like isoform X1, with translation MAQRLGITYQSNHFMHPSVFPHSLFYFFSAENLLEHPLSLTDLDRMSDGATKSASRETFILAELIETEKAYVRDLRKCIDTYMREMLTQEEEIPAGLNNMQHVIFGNLLELYEFHHKIFLKELEKHESAPEDVGHYFLKWAEKFQLYVDYGKNSDKSTRLILEHTVNYFNKIQQKHGLAFSLLSFLIKPIQRMTKYPLLLKNLLECCEDGKGVLKEALEVILGILKRANDAIHFSALEGFDESIESHGGRIYNSFS, from the exons ATGGCACAGCGGTTGGGAATTACTTATCAATCAAATCATTTCATGCATCCTTCAGTTTTTCCTCATTCATTGTTTTACTTCTTTTCTGCAGAGAACTTATTGGAGCACCCTCTGAGTTTAACAGATTTGGACCGGATGAGCGACGGTGCAACAAAGTCTGCAAGCAGGGAAAC GTTCATTTTGGCTGAGCTGATTGAAACGGAAAAGGCTTACGTGCGAGACCTGCGAAAGTGCATTGAT ACTTACATGAGAGAGATGTTGACCCAAGAGGAGGAGATCCCTGCAGGACTCAACAATATGCAGCATGTCATCTTCGGGAACTTGTTGGAGCTTTATGAATTCCATCATAA GATCTTCCTCAAGGAACTGGAAAAACATGAAAGCGCCCCTGAAGATGTCGGACATTACTTTCTCAAATGG GCTGAGAAGTTCCAGTTATATGTGGACTACGGCAAGAACAGTGACAAGTCCACTCGGCTCATCCTGGAGCATACTGTCAACTATTTTAAT AAAATTCAGCAGAAGCACGGACTGGCATTCTCGTTACTATCTTTCCTGATCAAGCCAATACAGAGAATGACAAAATATCCACTCCTGTTAAAG AATCTCCTCGAGTGCTGTGAAGATGGGAAAGGAGTACTCAAGGAAGCTCTGGAGGTGATTCTGGGCATTCTCAAGAGAGCCAACGATGCCATTCATTTCTCCGCGCTGGAAG GTTTTGATGAGAGCATTGAATCCCATG GGGGAAGAATATACAACTCTTTCTCCTGA
- the LOC130908886 gene encoding triple functional domain protein-like isoform X4, producing MSDGATKSASRETFILAELIETEKAYVRDLRKCIDTYMREMLTQEEEIPAGLNNMQHVIFGNLLELYEFHHKIFLKELEKHESAPEDVGHYFLKWAEKFQLYVDYGKNSDKSTRLILEHTVNYFNKIQQKHGLAFSLLSFLIKPIQRMTKYPLLLKNLLECCEDGKGVLKEALEVILGILKRANDAIHFSALEGFDESIESHGGRIYNSFS from the exons ATGAGCGACGGTGCAACAAAGTCTGCAAGCAGGGAAAC GTTCATTTTGGCTGAGCTGATTGAAACGGAAAAGGCTTACGTGCGAGACCTGCGAAAGTGCATTGAT ACTTACATGAGAGAGATGTTGACCCAAGAGGAGGAGATCCCTGCAGGACTCAACAATATGCAGCATGTCATCTTCGGGAACTTGTTGGAGCTTTATGAATTCCATCATAA GATCTTCCTCAAGGAACTGGAAAAACATGAAAGCGCCCCTGAAGATGTCGGACATTACTTTCTCAAATGG GCTGAGAAGTTCCAGTTATATGTGGACTACGGCAAGAACAGTGACAAGTCCACTCGGCTCATCCTGGAGCATACTGTCAACTATTTTAAT AAAATTCAGCAGAAGCACGGACTGGCATTCTCGTTACTATCTTTCCTGATCAAGCCAATACAGAGAATGACAAAATATCCACTCCTGTTAAAG AATCTCCTCGAGTGCTGTGAAGATGGGAAAGGAGTACTCAAGGAAGCTCTGGAGGTGATTCTGGGCATTCTCAAGAGAGCCAACGATGCCATTCATTTCTCCGCGCTGGAAG GTTTTGATGAGAGCATTGAATCCCATG GGGGAAGAATATACAACTCTTTCTCCTGA